CTGGCGGCTTCCTCGGTCTCCGGCACGACAAGAGGCTAAACAAGCTGCATGAACGGGAGCAACCGCTTTCCCACGCCGGACGGGAAAGAAAAGGAAAGCCGTAATGTCCGGTTTTTCCCCTCCCTCTCTTTGCTTCAGGATTCCGGAGCCGGATGTTCCAGATTCAGCAGCCGGACCTGGTCCAACAGCGTGGCCAGCTTCTTCCCGGCCTCGGTGAGACCGTAGTCCACCCGAGCTGGCAGCCCCGGCTGCTCGCTGCGGGTCAACACGCCGAAGTCCACCAGCTTTCTCAGCCGCTCATTCAGGATCTTCGTCGAGATCCCCGGTATAAAGCGCTCGAGTTCCCCGGGCCGCGTGACCCCGCCCGCCACGGCTGCTACCACCGAGCTGCTCCACTTGCAGCCGATCACGTCCTCGAAGCGGTGATAATTTTTTCGATCCGCCAAGGGGATGAATTTCGGCTTTCCGGGAGGCATGGAGCCAAGAAAGGCCGAGCCTCCGAGGCCTGTCCAGAGGGAACCTTTTGGTACCCACCCCGCCAAAAAGTGCCCCATTTGGGAAAATCGGATCCGCGGCAGGATCGCGGCGTGCCGGGAAACACAAAGACCCGGCGGAACCAACACAACACGAAATCGACCATGAAAACGACCGCTACCTTCTACCACGCCGGATGCCCTGTCTGTGTGGAAGCCGAACAAAGCGTGGCCCAAGCCCTCGACCCGCAACGCTACAACGTGGAAATCGTCCACCTCGGCGACCAAGCGGGCCGCGTCGCCGAAGCCAAGGCCGCCGGCGTAAAGTCCGTCCCGGCCATTGTCATGAACGGCCAGACTTTCCACATCAACTTCGGTGCCGCCATCGAAGCGCTGGGCTGAAATCCCGCCCGACAGGTCCCGCTCTCATTTCACCATGATAGGCGGGACCTGACCGGACCCCGGCTTTTCGAATGGCGGCTTGGGCGAGGAGGGGTTTCGATCAGCCCCAAGCACATGCCGAAATCCAATGCTGCCGCCCGCGTCCGCGCCGAAGTCATCCGCGTGATCGGACTGATTCCGAAAGGCCGCTTCACGACCTACGGCTCGATCGCGATGCATCTGGACGTCACGCCCCGCCAGGTGGCCAGCGTGCTCAGCCATCTCGATCCCAAGGAATCGAAGGCGCTTCCTTGGCACCGTGTCGTCGCGGCGGAAGGACGCGTCAGCCGCGGCATGCCGGAGGAACTCGCGAAAAAACAGAGCGCCCGCCTGAAGAAAGAAGGCATGAAGACCGACGCGAAAGGCTTCATCCTCAATGCGGACGAGCACTTTCACGTCGTCGGCCTTCGCCGTGAAATCGAGTGGGACCGCGAATAGCGGCCTCTCCTCCCCTTACTTCTTCGGAGTCGCCGCCTTCGCCCACTTGGCGAATTCGTCGGGAGTGATCCCGTTGTGATAGCCACCCTTCGCCAGCTGCTTGCCCGAACTATCGGTCAGAAAATAGGTGGGGAAGCCGCTCACTCCATACTCCTTCTGCAGCTTCTCGTCCTTCTTGCTGCTCGCCGCGCCCCCAGGGCCAAAGTCGAGCATCAACAGCACCAGATTCTGGTCAGCGAAGGATTTGAACTCGGATTTGGAGAACACCTCATCCTCCAGCTTGATGCAGTACGGACACCAGCTGGTACCGGTAAAGAGCACGAGGATCGGCAGGCCGGTCTCCTT
This portion of the Luteolibacter luteus genome encodes:
- a CDS encoding winged helix-turn-helix transcriptional regulator, whose product is MPPGKPKFIPLADRKNYHRFEDVIGCKWSSSVVAAVAGGVTRPGELERFIPGISTKILNERLRKLVDFGVLTRSEQPGLPARVDYGLTEAGKKLATLLDQVRLLNLEHPAPES
- a CDS encoding thioredoxin family protein, with protein sequence MKTTATFYHAGCPVCVEAEQSVAQALDPQRYNVEIVHLGDQAGRVAEAKAAGVKSVPAIVMNGQTFHINFGAAIEALG
- a CDS encoding thioredoxin family protein yields the protein MKKSISCLLLAASCLTLPLHAEYRTWVNTEGAKIEAELVKAEGDNVTLRLRSGKVTTFAQSKLSFPDQEFLKSQTSKPEAATEEAAPTVAADRKAKWLSKMDKAQEQSKETGLPILVLFTGTSWCPYCIKLEDEVFSKSEFKSFADQNLVLLMLDFGPGGAASSKKDEKLQKEYGVSGFPTYFLTDSSGKQLAKGGYHNGITPDEFAKWAKAATPKK
- a CDS encoding MGMT family protein; amino-acid sequence: MPKSNAAARVRAEVIRVIGLIPKGRFTTYGSIAMHLDVTPRQVASVLSHLDPKESKALPWHRVVAAEGRVSRGMPEELAKKQSARLKKEGMKTDAKGFILNADEHFHVVGLRREIEWDRE